A single region of the Lycium barbarum isolate Lr01 chromosome 2, ASM1917538v2, whole genome shotgun sequence genome encodes:
- the LOC132627204 gene encoding 2-oxoisovalerate dehydrogenase subunit alpha 1, mitochondrial-like isoform X2: MMGFLKVLFSNSKLIPRSASTQPLGQFHALLGFSSKSLLSFSRFESTNIMKEQPSLFAEHDDDDYFQDMDFPGGKVPITPQMKFISESSEKRLPCYRVLDDDGYPIPGSIFEEVSKELAVKMYSSMVTLQTMDTIFYEAQRQGRLSFYLTTAGEEAINIASAAALSLDDFVLPQYREVGVIFWRGYPLQQIANQLFGNKFDYGKGRQMPCHHGSNELNYLTVSSPIATQIPQAAGVAYSLKMDKKEACAVVFLGDGSTSEGDFHAGLNFAAVLDAPVVFICRNNGWAISTPINEQFRSDGIASKGVAYGIRSIRVDGNDALATYSAIRAAREMAIKEQRPIIVEAMTYRVSHHSTSDDSTKYRPVEEIEHWKTAKSPISKFRKYIQRNGWWNDENESEHRGDIRKQVLQAIQAAEKVNKSSLTDLFTDVYDKLPLNLQDQEKSLRDAVKRSPKEYPSDVPI, translated from the exons ATGATGGGATTCCTAAAAGTCCTCTTCTCCAATTCTAAACTAATTCCTAGAAGTGCTAGTACACAACCACTTGGCCAATTCCATGCACTTCTTGGTTTTTCATCAAAAAGCCTTTTATCATTTTCCCGGTTTGAGTCAACCAACATAATGAAAGAGCAACCTTCTCTTTTTGcagaacatgatgatgatgattattttCAG GACATGGATTTCCCTGGAGGGAAGGTTCCAATTACTCCTCAAATGAAATTTATTTCAGAGTCATCTGAAAAGAGGTTACCTTGTTATAGAGTCCTTGATGATGATGGTTATCCAATTCCAGGCAGCATCTTTGAGGAG GTGAGCAAAGAACTAGCAGTAAAGATGTATAGCTCAATGGTAACACTTCAGACAATGGATACCATTTTTTATGAAGCACAAAGGCAGGGGAGATTATCTTTCTATCTCACAACTGCTGGAGAAGAAGCTATCAACATAGCATCTGCTGCTGCTCTCAGCTTAGACGACTTTGTGTTGCCTCAG TACAGGGAAGTAGGGGTTATATTTTGGCGCGGCTATCCCCTGCAACAGATTGCCAATCAATTGTTCGGAAACAAGTTTGATTATGGAAAAGGAAGGCAAATGCCATGCCACCATGGTTCTAATGAGCTAAATTACCTTACTGTTTCTTCGCCAATAGC AACACAGATTCCTCAGGCCGCAGGCGTTGCTTATTCTCTCAAAATGGATAAAAAGGAGGCTTGTGCTGTCGTTTTTCTTGGAGATGGTAGCACCAGTGAG GGAGATTTCCATGCTGGTTTAAACTTTGCAGCAGTATTGGATGCTCCTGTTGTCTTTATATGCCGCAACAATGGATGGGCCATCAGTACACCTATAAACGAACAATTTCGAA GTGATGGAATCGCCTCTAAAGGAGTAGCGTATGGTATTAGAAGTATCCGTGTGGATGGCAACGATGCCTTGGCAACTTATAGTGCTATTCGTGCAGCTCGCGAAATGGCAATTAAGGAACAAAGGCCAATAATAGTAGAG GCCATGACTTATAGAGTATCTCACCATTCAACATCTGATGATTCAACCAAGTATCGACCCGTGGAGGAAATAGAGCACTGGAAAACAGCGAAAAGCCCAATATCAAAATTCAGAAAATATATTCAAAGAAATGGCTGGTGGAATGATGAGAATGAATCCGAACATCGTGGAGACATCAGAAAACAG GTGTTGCAAGCAATTCAAGCAGCAGAGAAGGTAAATAAATCTTCATTGACAGATTTGTTTACAGATGTTTATGATAAACTGCCATTAAATCTTCAAGACCAAGAGAAATCCCTTAGAGATGCTGTAAAGAGATCACCAAAAGAATATCCTTCGGATGTTCCTATATAG